GTCCGGAAAGATATGAAATACGAGGCAATTGTCCGCGAAACGGTGGCAAGAACCCTGGAGGAACTTGGCCATTTGAGCGAGGAACCGTCCCTGCGCGACAAGGCTGCCGTCATCAAGGGATTGATGAATGAATACCTGTCCCATTTCTCATCGGTCGTCCAAAACGAACAGTTACTGGGCCTGAATGAAAATGAAGGTCTGACCGGCGAATTGCGGTCAAGCATACACAAAGTCGAAAAACTGATTGCCGATCGGAATAACGATGCCCTGAGCGTAAGGATGCTGATGCTACGCCGCCTGGAAAAGGATTTCATGCTGCGCAGCGACATTAAGTACGTAGAGTCATTTCAAAAAGAAATGCTGCGCATGCGCAGGTCGACAGAAGATGCATTGGCTGATGATCCCCAAGCCATGCAGAGCATTAATGATCTTCTGTCAGCCTATGACCAATCGTTCACGGCCTATGTCAAAGGAACGGCGGTCATAAAGGAAACGCAGGAACAGTTCCATGAGATTATCAGAAAGACAGAACCCCTTATCGAGGAGCTTGCCTCAACGACGCACCAACTCATTACGGATGAAAAAAAATCCATCCGCCAGCTCACCATTATCGGAGTGCTGATCTTTTCGACCCTGACACTGGGAGTCATCGCCCTGGTGATGCGATCCATCACGGCCCCCTTGAACCATCTGGCCGCCCAGAGCCTTAAAGTCGCCCAAGGGGACTACACGGTCATCATCTCCTACAAGGTCGAGGATCCCATCGGGCATCTGGCGGACTCCATGAACATCATGATCGAACGCACCAAGGCCATGCTCGCCGAAATAACCGCCGCTACCCAGACTTTGGCCGCGTCCTCTTCCGAACTCTCCACCATCTCCGGGCAGATGACGGCAGGCGCCAGCCAGACCGCAGCCATGGCCTCCACCGTCAACACCTCCGCCGAAGAGGTCAGCGAAAGCATGAACTCGGTTTCCGCAGCCATGGAGCAGGCCACCAACAACATGGGCACGGTGGCTGCGGCCGCTGAGGAAATGTCCGCCACCATCCAGGAAATTGCCCAGAACTCCGAACGCGCCAGAGCCACAACATCCAGCGCAGTCGACAAGGCCCGAGAAACCTCTGGCAAAGTCAACGAACTGGGCCTTGCGGCCAAGGAAATTTCCACCGTCACCGCAACTATCGCGGCCATTTCATCCCAGACCAACCTGCTGGCTTTGAACGCCACCATCGAGGCGGCCAGGGCCGGAGAATCAGGACGAGGATTCGCGGTGGTCGCCAACGAGATCAAGGAACTCGCTCAGCAGACAGCCCGCGCCACAGAGGACATCCGCGAAAAAATCACGGACGTTCAAGACGTAACCGCCCGAACCGTGCTTGAGATCACGGACATAACAGGACTCATCCACGAAATGAACGACATTATCGGCACCATCGCCACTGCCGTTGAGGAGCAGTCCGTAACCACCCGCGACATCGCCGAAAATGTGGGCCAGGCCTCCATGGGCATCACGGAAATCAACGAAAGCATCGCTTCCAGCTCGGCCATGACCAAGTCCATCAGCTCCGACATCTCACAAGTTCGCATGGCTTCCGACGAGATGAGCATCAGTAGCCACACCGTGCAAGAAAGCTCCACGGAGTTATCGCAGCTAGCGGAGCGTCTGGCGGATTTGGTTTCACGGTTCAAAATATAATCAGTCGCAGTAACAACAAGAAAACAGCACAATTTAAGGAGTATCCCCATGCAATGGTTCATCAACATGCGCATCATGAACAAGCTTTTGCTTTCATTTAGCATCATTTTGTTCATCATGGCTGGCCTGGGCTGGTTTGCGAGCACCCAGATGTCCCTCGTCAATGACAAATCAACTGAAATCAGCGCTAACTGGCTCCCTAGCGTCCAGGCTTGCGGAGAGCTTAATTCACTAATCCTTGAGGTTCGCAACACGGAATATGGACATGCCATTTCCGAGAGCGAAGAAGATATGGCTCAATACGAAAAGCGTATCGAGCAATACCAGGCTGAAATCCAAAATGTCAGGATCGCGTATGAAAAACTTCCCAGCCTGGAAGAAGAGAGTCGCCTGTACCAAGAATACAAAAATCATTGGGATCTCTATATAAAAGAAAATGGAGCGATAATAGAGCTGTCCCGAGCCAACAAGACTCAAGAAGCAGTCGAAAAAATGCGAGGGACATCACGTGCAGAATACTACGCAGCCAAGGAAGCTCTGGATAAAATCATTCAACTCCAAAAAAACGCATCCGATGCCGCCAGCGCCGAGGGCGACACGATATACGCTCACGCCCGCACATCCATCATCGTCGCCAATATCGTCGCCATCCTAATAGGCCTCCTGGTGGCGTATCTCGTAGCCAGGGTCATCACTCGCCAATTGGGCACCGAACCCGGCGTCATCGCGTCCGTCGCGGAGCGGATCTCAAGTGGAGACCTGACGATTTCCTTCAATGACACCACTCACCATATCGGCGTCTATGCCGACATCAAGCGGATGTGCGAACGTCTTCGCGAAATCGTGGCCGAGGTCCAGGGCGCGTCTGAAAACGTAGCCTCGGGTTCCGAAGAAATGAGCGCCACGGCCGAGCAGCTTTCCCAAGGTTCGACAGAACAGGCCTCGTCCGTCGAGGAAGTATCCTCCAGCATGGAGCAGATGGCCTCCAATATCCGGCAAAACGCCGACAACGCCGGACAAACTGAAAAGATCGCCCTCAAGGCGGCCCAAGACGCCGACGCAAGCGGCAAGGCAGTCGTCCAGGCTGTGGACGCCATGAAGAACATCGCCGAAAAAATCTCCATCGTCGAAGAGATCGCCCGCCAGACCAACCTGCTGGCATTGAACGCCGCCATCGAAGCCGCGCGCGCCGGTGAACACGGCAAAGGCTTCGCGGTGGTCGCGGCCGAAGTCAGAAAGCTGGCCGAACGTAGCGGCACCGCAGCGGCCGAGATCAGCGAGCTGTCTTCCTCCACGGTGAGCGTGGCCGATCAGGCCGGGCAGATGCTGGTCAAACTGGTCCCGGATATCCAGCGCACGGCCGAACTGGTGCAGGAGATCTCCGCCGCATCGAACGAACAGAATGCGGGCGCGGAACAGATCAACAAGGCCTTGCAGCAGCTTGACCAGGTCATTCAGCAGAACGCTTCGGCCTCCGAAGAAATGGCCTCCACCTCCGAGGAACTGTCCAGCCAGGCCGAACAACTGCAGAGCACCATCAGCTTCTTCCGTCTCGGCGTCGATACGGGCAAAGTCGTCCGCCAAGCCACTCGCCAGACCCGGCCGCAGCCATCCCGCAAAGCCCCAAAGGCGCTGGTTTCCAAAGCCCCGGCCAGCGGCCTGGCCCTGGACATGGGACGCGACGATGAAGACGACGAATTCGAACGCTTCTAACCAGAGGACGAGATAAGCAATGAACGACAACGCTATCCTGCAATATCTGACCTTCGCCCTTGGTGATGAGGTTTTCGCCCTCGAAACCGGGTTCGTGCGCGAGGTCATCGAACTCGTGCCCGTAACCCGCATCCCCAAGACCCCGCCATTCCTGCGCGGCGTCATCAATCTGCGCGGCCACGCCGTGCCCGTAGTCGACCTGCGCATCAAGTTTGGCATGCCCTCGACCCAGGACACGGTGAGCACCTGCATCATCATCGTGGATGTGGAGATCGAAGGCGAAGAGTGCCACATGGGCGCCATCGTCGACTCCGTGCTTGAAGTCTTCGAGATGGCAAGCGACCAGATCACGCCGCCGCCGCGCATGGGCACGGCCATCCGCTCGGACTTCATCCGAGGCATGGGCAAGCAAAACGAGGAATTCATCATGATCCTCGACATCGGCAAGGTGTTCTCGTCCGAGGAGCTTTGCTTGCTGGAAACCATCAAGACCGACGAAGCGGAATAACAATGGGGGGCGCCCTCGCGGCGCCCCCATTCCGCGCCATTGCACACCGCCCAAATGGCCGCAGCCGCTGTCATGCCGGTCCGGCTGGATGGGAAGAGCATGCGCACGTCAGGAGACATCCAATGTTTACATGTACTGTCGAGGGTGTTCCGGGGCATCCGGTCGCCAAGCTGTCCGGCAGCCTGATCCTGGAACATTCCAAAAAAATTCATTCCGAACTGCTGACCATCCTGTCCCAGACCGACATTTTGACCATCGATCTGGGCGAGTCGGACAAATCGGATCTGTCCTTTATCCAGATACTGTACGCCCTGCTCAAGGACCGGGACAAGAAAATCCGTTTCGCGATCCTGCCAAACCACCTGCGTGACAACGCGGCACGCCTTGGCGCGGGCAACTTCATGGCCGAATTCTCGAAGCGAATGGAGAACAACGCATGAGCAAAACCATAATGACGGTCGACGATTCGGCCAGCGTCCGCCAGATGGTCAGCCTGACCCTGAAGGACGCCGGCTATACCGTCATCGAGGCCCGCGACGGCAGGGACGCGCTGGCCAAGCTGTCCGGACCGGTGGGCATGATCGTGACCGATCTGAACATGCCCGGCATGGGCGGCATCGAACTGATCCGCGCCGTGCGCGCCATGCCCCAATACAGGTTTACGCCCATCGTCATGCTGACCACCGAATCGCAGGCCTCCGCCAAAGAGGAAGGAAAAGCTGCCGGGGCCACGGGCTGGATCGTCAAACCCTTCAAGCCCGATCAGCTTTTGGCAGTGGCCAAGAAACTGTTGCGATAACCCCCAGAACCGGAGCCGGAAATGTTCAGAGAAGAAATGCACCGCCAGGCGTTCAAGGAAGAAGCCTTGGAGCTGTTGGGCGAATTGGAAATCTCGCTATTGGAGCTGGAGGCGGACCCGGCCAACGACGATGTCATCAACCGGGTCTTCCGCGCCATGCACACCATCAAGGGGTCCGGCGCCATGTTCGGCTTCGAGGACATCGCCTCCTTCACCCACGAGGTGGAGACGATCTTCGATCTGGCCCGCACGGGCCGGATTGCCGTGACCAGAGAACTGCTGAGCCTGACGCTTTTGGCCAGGGACCACATCCTGGCGATGGTCGAAGGAACCGACTCGGACACGCGGGCCGAAGAGGTCATCAAGGGGCTTAAGGCGCTCAACCCAAAATCCGTGTCTCCCGAGACCACGCCCACGCGCGAACCGCTCACGTGCGCCCTGAATCCGGACCTGTGCACCTGGCGCATCCGCTTCGCTCCGCCCAAGAACGTGTTCATGAGCGGGACCAATCCGGCCTCTTTGCTGGAAGAGCTGTGCGAGATGGGCGAGCATCACGTCATCATGCACGTCAAAGACATCCCGAGCCTGCCCCGGCTCAACCCTGAGAAATGCCTGGTGTGGTGGGATGTCATCCTGACCACGTCCAAAAGCGAGGACGAGATTCGCGACGTTTTCATCTTCGTGGAGGAGGACAGCGATCTGACCATCCAGATGGTCGGCAGCTGCCAGAACATCGACGACGAGTCCTACAAGCTCATCGGCCAGATCCTGGTCGAGAAGAACGACATCACCAAGGACGCTCTCGAACGCATCCTGCTCGAACGCAAGCCCATCGGGCAGCTCCTGTCCGAGGCGGGCCTGGTCAGCGCCAGCCAGGTCGAGGCGGCTCTGGCCGAGCAGCAGGAGGTCAAGCGCCTCAAACAATCGGCCGGCGCCGAGCCGCAGACGTCGAGTATCCGCGTTCCGGCCCAGAAGCTCGACTATCTGGTCGATCTGGTCGGGGAGCTGGTCACGGCCCAGGCCCGGCTGACCCAGTTCGCCAGCGAACAAAGCGACGCGCGGCTGCACGGCATCTCAGAAGAAATCGAGCGCCTTTCGGACGAACTGCGCGACAACACCCTGGGCATCCGCATGCTGCCCATCGGCACCACCTTCACCCGCTTCAAGCGGCTGGTGCGCGACCTGTCCCAGGAACTGGGCAAGCGCATCGCGCTTGAAACCCGCGGCGAGGACACGGAACTGGACAAGACCGTCATCGAGCGCCTGAACGACCCCCTGGTCCACCTGCTCCGGAACAGCATCGACCACGGCATTGAAAGCCCCGAGGAGCGCTTGGCCAAAGGCAAGAAGCCCGAGGGACGGATACAGCTTTCGGCCGAGCATTTTGGCGGCGAGGTGCTCATCCGCATCATCGACGACGGCGCGGGCATCGACCCCGAACGCATCCGGGCCAAGGCCGTGGAAAAAGGCATCATCGCATCGGACGCGCTGATTTCCGATAAAGACGCGCTCATGCTCATCTTCGCGCCGGGATTCTCCACAGCTGAAAAGGTCACCAGCGTGTCGGGGCGAGGCGTGGGCATGGACGTGGTCAAGCGCAACATCGACGCCCTGCGCGGCCGCGTTTCGCTGGAGAGCGCGCCCGGACAGGGTACCACCATTTCCGTGCGCATCCCCCTGACCCTGGCCATCATTGACGGATTGCAAATCCAGGTCGAGGACAGCTATTTCATCATGCCCCTGTCCGCGGTGGAGGAATGCGTGGAACTGATCCGCAAGGACAGCGGACGCGCCGATCTCATCAACCTGCGCGGCCAGATGGTGCCCTATGTCAGCCTGCGCGCCGGATTCGACATCCCGGGCCAGGCACCGGAGATCGAGCAGGTCGTGGTCTGCAACTCCCAGGGGCGGCGCGTGGGCATTGTCGTAGACCGGGTCATCGGCGAACACCAGACCGTCATCAAGAGCCTGGGCAAAGTCTACCAGGATGTGCGCGGCATTTCCGGCGCGACCATCAAAGGCGACGGCAGCATGGCGCTCATCCTCGACATAGCCGCCCTTGTGTCCTGAAGCTGCGCCAAGGAAGCGCTCTAAAAGTATCCGCTCACGCGTCCGGGCTCAACGGCAGCGACACGATGAACTTGCTTCCCCGGCCCTCGCGCGACGTCGCGGTAAGATGCCCGTGATGATTGTTGGTGATGATGAAGTAGGACACCGAAAGCCCAAGACCAGTCCCTTCCCCGACCTTCTTGGTGGTGAAGAACGGTTCGAATATGCGGGAGAGGTCCTTTCTGGGAATGCCCGGCCCGTTGTCCTCCACCTCGATCACCGCCCAGTCCCGCATCTTTCTTGTGCGCAGGGTCAGCGTCGGGTTCTCCGTTCCGGCCCGGACCATGGCCTGGGCGGCATTGCGCACAAGGTTCAAGAGCACCTGTTCGATTTCCGTGCCGACGCAGGGCACCAGCGGCAAATCGGGATCATACTCCAGGATAATATTCAACCTTCTGAAATCATAATGCTTCTTTAAATCAAAATCCTTGCCCGCCAACTCAAGGGCCTTGGACGCGATCGCGTTCACATCATTGGAGGAAAACGTCCGTTCGCTGCGCCGGCTAAAGGACAGCATGTTGGCCACTATCGCTGCGGCGCGCTCGCCCGCGTCGCGAACCCCCTGAAGGTAGCGAATAATATTCCGTTCTTCGAGAAACATGGCCAAGCTGTGCAAGTCCAACCCGTACCGCCGGGCAGCTTCGATGTTGGGCTCCAAGGACGGGTCGAGCCTGCGCACGATATTCTGCACGCCCTGCACAATGATGCCCAGGGGATTATTGATCTCGTGCGCCATCCCCGCCGCCAATCCGCCCAGAGACTGCATCTTCTCCGTCTGGATCATGAGCTGCTGCATGCGCTTCATCTCTCGCAGATCGCGAAGCACGGCAAAAACACCTGCCTTTCCATTGATGTCAATGAGCTGACATGAGAGCAGGCAAAGAATCTCTTCGCCGTCTTTACGGTAGGCAGCGAACTCAAAATCCCTGATTATCCGGTGTTCATTCATCAACGCATACAAACGATCTCTCAAGTCAGGAGACTGATAGACCCCGAGTTCAAGAGACGTCTTGCCCAGTACCTCCTCGCGGGAAAATCCGAAAAGAGCGACAAAGGCATCGTTGACGTCCTGAATGCGCTGCGTTTCCATCTCAAAAAGCACGATGGCATCCGGGGACAGGCGAAATATGCTCGCGAACTTTTCCTCGGACTGCCGTAACATGTCCTCGGCGGCCTTGCGGGTGGTGATGTCTTCGATGGTGCCGTCGAGATAGGCGGGACGGCCGGAATCGTCGAATTGCAGGGACGCGTTGATCACGGCGTAGAAAGGCGAGCCGTCCTTGCGCTTGAATTCGATATCCCTACGGATGCCTTCCGGCGAAAGGAGCAACGATTCAAGCATTTCCCGACGGGCCCCGGAATCCGGATAAATGTCCGTTTCCAGATTATTCACCGAGGCCAGAAGATCGTCCCGATCGCTGTATCCCAACATGCGGGCGAGGGTGGGGTTGGCCTCCAGAAAGCGCCCGGCGTAGCTGGTGCGGAAAATCCCTATGGGCGCGTTATTGAAAATGGCCCGGTACTTCTCCTCGCTTTGCAGCAAAGCCCTTTCCGTACGCTTTGCCTCGGATACATCCTGAATGATTCCGAGCACCCGCCGCGGCGCATCCTGCGTCCTGGCGAACATTTGCCCATATTCAAAAACATCGGCGTAGGTTCCGTCTTTGCGCCGCAGACGATACTCGATGACATACCTTTTCCGTTGCGACAACGCCTCTTCGAAAAGAGCTGTCGCCCTGTCCGCATCCTCCGGGTGAAGCAGCTCCGTCCAGACGCTCAAGCCCCCTTTCATCTTCTCCGGATCATAACCCAACACATCAAGCATGCTCCCGCTCCAGGAAAGCACGTCGTGATCCACATCGTATTCATAAAAAGTCAGTTTGGCCGCCGCCGTGGTCAGATCGAATTTTTGTTGCCAGCGCTTATTGTTCTCTTCCGCCTTTTTGAGGGAGGTGATATCCACGGCAGTGGACAAAATTCCCGTCTGCCCCCCAAAGGGAACCAGCGTCGCGGAAAACAATACGTACCCCATGCTTCCGTCAGGCCTGACAACCCTGACTTCGGTGTTGCCAAGACGACCGTCCCGTTCAAGCATCTCGACAAAACGCCGGGCTTCGTACTCACCCGGCAAGACTATATCCTGTACGGAAAGGCGCAGGGCCTCTTCACGGGAGAGCCCCCGCCGCGACAAAAAAGCCTTGTTAACCTCCAAATACGTGCCGTCCCTGCGACTGAACGTAATGGAATACGGGGAATGGTCGAAAACGGCTTGAAACTTCTCCTCGAATTCATGTTTTTCGCGGGACAAAGCCTCGATTTCCTCACGGGCAAACCGCAATTCACGAATTCGCGTTTTCAAGGCATCCCTGGTTGACCGCAGACGGGCGCGGACAATCAAAAACGCGGTCACGCAAAATAGCACCAACATGACAAGGAAAACAGGGAGAACGGCGTCAAAAAGCAGGGCAGGCGGGGAAACCGCGTTCATCGCGTACAAGGGCGTATCCTCCAATCTCAAAACACATTTGAAGGATCAGACAAAAACCGTATCGGCACGAATAACACGATTCGTGTCGGCACGCCGACAAAGAGAATTTCATGTTTTGAGATGGTTACGCATACACGATGATGCGAACGAAGAAAATGACGAAATAGCGACTGGCGATGTTCTTCGGCAAGGCAAAAAGGAAACCCGAGGCCGTCAGTCCCGAAATCGCGCCGCGCTTTCGCCCATGCGCGAGAGGATTTTCTGCACGGCCACGCGGGACAGGCCTGAGACGCGGGCGGCTTCGGACACGTTGCCCTTGGTCTGGGCCAGGAGTTCATTTACGTAGGATTGGGTGAACACCGCCACGGCCTCGGCCTTGGCAACCTTGTACAGCCCGAGCGCAGTTCCGCCGCCATTCATGTCCACTTCCGTGGGCACGGGCAGGCATCCGCCCTGCTGCACCATGCGCAGCAGATTCATGTCCACCCGCTCCGTGGTGGCAAAGACGGTCAGCCGGCGCACGAAATTCTGCAGCTCGCGCACGTTGCCGGGCCAGGGATGGGCGGCCATCCAGTGCATGACCTCCGGGTCGACCTCTTTTTCGGCCAGCCCCATTTCGCGGCAGGCCGCCCGGAAGAAATGCCCGGCCAGCAGCGGGATGTCCTCGGCCCTTTCGCGCAGGGGCGGCAGGGTGATGGTCAGTACATTCAGACGATAGTACAGGTCTTCGCGAAAGGTCTTGGCCTGCATGAGGGCTTCGAGGTCCTGGTTGGTGGACGCGACCACGCGCACATCCACCCGCGAAGACTTGCTCGAGCCCACCGGCCTGACCTCCCCATCCTGCATGACCCGCAGCAGCTTGGTCTGCACCGCCGGGGAAATATCACCGATTTCGTCCAGATGGATGGTACCCTTGTCGGCCGCCGCGAAGAGGCCCTTGTGGTCGCGGTCGGCGCCGGTGAAGGCGCCCTTGACGTGACCGAAAAGTTCGCTCTCCAGCAGGTTTTCGGGAATGGACGGACAGTTCACCGCCAGAAAGGGCCGGGAAGCGCGCACGCCGAGATGATGCACCATGCGGGCCACCAACTCCTTGCCGGTGCCCGATTCGCCCCGGACCAGCACCGTGTACTCCGACTGGGCCACGGCCGCGATGGTGCGCTTGAGTTGCCGCATGGCCGCGCCTTCGCCGACCAACTCCCCGCCGCATTCCTTGCTGGCCAGGATCTGACGCAGGCGATTGTTTTCTTCGAGCAGCCTGCTCCGCTCCAGCCCTTTCTCCACGACGCGAAAAAGCTGTTCCGGCTCGATGGGCTTGGTCAGAAAATCATAGGCCCCGGCCCGCAGGGCCTCCACCGCAGTCTCGATGGTTCCATAGGCCGTGAGCACGACCATGCTCAGGTCCGGCTGCAGGCCAAGCGCCTGAGACAGAAGCTGCAACCCTGTCATTTCAGGCATGCGCAAATCCGTGATCATGAGCTGCGCCGATTTCGCGGACAGGGCGAGGAGCGCTTCTTTTGCGCTGTGCACGGCCACCACGTCCAGATCGGAAAAATGTCCGCCGACAAGTCTGGCCAGACCACGCGCGAAATCCACCTCGTCGTCGACAATGACGACCCGGGCCCCCGTGACAGTGCGGGGTGAACCTATGACATCCATGCTCATTCTTTCCTCAGCTGCGTTGTATCCGACTCCGGATTGATCACGGACGGCAGGAGCACCACAAAACGCGCCCCGCCCAGGTCCGAATGCTCCACGCGGACCTCTCCGCCCACATCCCTGGCCATGCCGTAGACCACGGCCAGGCCCAATCCGGTACCGGCACCGATGGCCTTGGTCGAATAAAAGGGGTCGAAAATATGCGGCGCATCCGCCGCCGAGACGCCCGGCCCGTTATCTTCCACCACAATGGCCACCCTCCCGTCCATGGGCGCGACCCGCACCACAATCTCTCCATCCCCCTCGCCGACCGCGTCAAGGGCATTGATGACCAGGTTGCTCAGGACCTGCTCCAGTTCACCGATGCCCATGCGCACCAGCAAGGGCTTTGCTGGATGATCCACCGTCAGGCGCGCTCTCTTTTTGGCGGCCTGCACGGAAAACACTTCGGATACGGAAGCCGCCACGCTGCAGGCATCGGCCGTGCCGGACCCTGCGGCCTTGGGGCGGGCAAAATTGAGAAGTTCCTGCAGCACCCGCTGCGCCTGTCTGGTGTGACGCTCGATGATATTCAGGTCAGACGCCTGCTGCGGATCGGAGATCGTCTGGCGCAGCAGGCCTGCGTAGCAGAGGATGACCCCGAGCGGATTGTTGATCTCATGCGCCAGGCCCGCCGTGAGTTTGCCCACCGTGGCCATCTTCTCCGAATGCCAGACCTGGGAACGCATGCGTTTCTCCATGGTCGTCTCGCGCACGTAGACGACCACGCGGTCCGTCTGTCCGTCGGAACTGCGCACCGGGTACATGGACAGCGAAAAGGATCTGCCGGCGGGCAATTCGACTTCGCGCAGATCCGGGGTACCTCTGCGGATGGCTTCAACCATCGGACACGGCTGGGACTGCGGATCGAAAAAGATGGCCAGCATATTACCGTCCGTGCGTTCGCCTTCCGTCAATTCCGAGGTCAACTGACGGGCGGCCTGGTTCACGGTCAGCACGGCGCAGTTCGCATCCATGAGCGCCAGCGGATCGGTGATGCCTTCGACTATGGTCTCAAGCACGTTCATCTGCCGGAGCAGGCTGTCGATGGCCGTCAGATTTTCCGCCGCCGTGCCAAGCTGACGGCCGAGCGCCGTAAGCACCCGCTGGTCATGCCGTGCGGCCTCGGCCTCGGTGTCCCAGTAGAGGCAAAGAATGCCCTCGGCATTGCCGGTGCTGGACTCGACCGGCACGAAAATCCTGGCCCCCGATTGCAGGCAGGCACTACCGGTCAAGACCTCCACCATGTTCTCCGGCAGCTCCGGACTGGGCGACGATTCCGGCCAGACATAATAATTTCGGGTGACCATGGTGCAGACATAGGCGATACTACGCGCCCCGAAACGGGTGCAGATCTGGGGCAGAGCCAGGCTCCAGAGTTCGGAACGCGAGCCGCTGCGGCGCATGTCCTCCAGCAGGCGCACAAATAGATGCACGTCCGCCTGCCGGGCTTCGGCCTCGTGAGAGAGAGCCTCCGTGCGCTCATCAACCATCTTGCGCAAATTCTCCGCATAATCCTGCAGCTGCCGCCGGACCTCAAAGAGATGATTTCCCATCTGTTCCATGCCGTCGACCAGCTCCTCGATCTCGTCGCCCTGCTCCAGCCGGTGCAGGAGTTCAGAGCCTTCGGCATCGACCACGTTGCGCCTGAAAACACTGTTGAGCCGTTTTAGGTTATTAACCACCAAAACCCGAAACAGGAAGTTTGTCGCGGAAAAGAAAAGCAGCGCGCCAAAAGCGAAAAATGCGAAATAGGTCAAAATGGTCTGCTGCACGCGCCCGACACTGCTCTGCACGGAGATGCCCACGAAATCGACCCCGGCGATGGAGTTCTCCTCCTTGCCGAACCCACGGCCCCCGTAAAGGGTCAACAGTTCGGGCGGAGCGTCCTCGGGGCGGCCATGGCAATACATGCATCCGTCCTCGAAACGCACGGAGCGCACCTTCAGGAAATATTTTTCCCCGTCCATGGTCTTGTAGCCCTGCCACAGCTCCTGTTCGGGATTGGCCCGGAAATAGCGGATCAGCTCCCGTTCATGCTTGTTGGCTTCATAGGCGGGGTTGCGCGCGTCGATGGCCACACGGCGATAGATGGTGCCGCCGCGATCGTCGTTGATCGGGGACATGATGGTCCGCGAGATGTAGGAGGAGGACATGGCCTCGATGACAAACGAGGCCGGCAGACGCTCGTACATCGCCGGGCGGAGGACATCGCGCACGTAGTGCTGAATGGAATCGACGTGGGCGAAGATGAGCATGGCCTTGTCCCGGACTTCCTCTTCCAGCACATTTTTCATGTGCAGGTAAAAGCCGATGGAGAAGACAATGCCCAAAAAAATGGAAGCAACCAAAAGTCCGGACACAAATTTTGTCTGTATTTTTGATGGCTTGAGGATATGCATGGGCTCGCCTGGAGATGATGCTTCCCGTGATCGGGAAAAAAGATGCGCTGTGGACAGTGATTCTCCCGGCGTGGACTCCCCGGGAAATCAGACCAATAAAGATGCCGCGTCGCAAGCGGCGCGAGTCGATCATTCAACACTCGAAAAGAAACGAAAAATATCGGGCCTGGCGGATGAAACGCGGGCCGCTTTGATGCTATTTTTCTTCCAGGGCGAAGCGCAGGTAGGTTTCTCCCTCCTTCACCTGCTCCACATCCGTGTAATAATACCGGCTCGGATCGATGCCGTTCTTATCCAAGTACCCGGACATGCGCTCCAAAATGCCGCAGGAGTGGGTCAGCAGAGGGAGAAACAAATACACAAAAGCCAGAGCCACACCCAGGCCCAGAGTGAAATTCCTCAAC
This DNA window, taken from Desulfomicrobium sp. ZS1, encodes the following:
- a CDS encoding methyl-accepting chemotaxis protein — its product is MTLRIKLFSIAITAIIGFLCVFFVNEYGTQRKDKAALLLEKATHVQIGMLEARRSEKDFLVRKDMKYEAIVRETVARTLEELGHLSEEPSLRDKAAVIKGLMNEYLSHFSSVVQNEQLLGLNENEGLTGELRSSIHKVEKLIADRNNDALSVRMLMLRRLEKDFMLRSDIKYVESFQKEMLRMRRSTEDALADDPQAMQSINDLLSAYDQSFTAYVKGTAVIKETQEQFHEIIRKTEPLIEELASTTHQLITDEKKSIRQLTIIGVLIFSTLTLGVIALVMRSITAPLNHLAAQSLKVAQGDYTVIISYKVEDPIGHLADSMNIMIERTKAMLAEITAATQTLAASSSELSTISGQMTAGASQTAAMASTVNTSAEEVSESMNSVSAAMEQATNNMGTVAAAAEEMSATIQEIAQNSERARATTSSAVDKARETSGKVNELGLAAKEISTVTATIAAISSQTNLLALNATIEAARAGESGRGFAVVANEIKELAQQTARATEDIREKITDVQDVTARTVLEITDITGLIHEMNDIIGTIATAVEEQSVTTRDIAENVGQASMGITEINESIASSSAMTKSISSDISQVRMASDEMSISSHTVQESSTELSQLAERLADLVSRFKI
- a CDS encoding STAS domain-containing protein, with the translated sequence MFTCTVEGVPGHPVAKLSGSLILEHSKKIHSELLTILSQTDILTIDLGESDKSDLSFIQILYALLKDRDKKIRFAILPNHLRDNAARLGAGNFMAEFSKRMENNA
- a CDS encoding chemotaxis protein CheW → MNDNAILQYLTFALGDEVFALETGFVREVIELVPVTRIPKTPPFLRGVINLRGHAVPVVDLRIKFGMPSTQDTVSTCIIIVDVEIEGEECHMGAIVDSVLEVFEMASDQITPPPRMGTAIRSDFIRGMGKQNEEFIMILDIGKVFSSEELCLLETIKTDEAE
- a CDS encoding response regulator, giving the protein MSKTIMTVDDSASVRQMVSLTLKDAGYTVIEARDGRDALAKLSGPVGMIVTDLNMPGMGGIELIRAVRAMPQYRFTPIVMLTTESQASAKEEGKAAGATGWIVKPFKPDQLLAVAKKLLR
- a CDS encoding methyl-accepting chemotaxis protein, which translates into the protein MQWFINMRIMNKLLLSFSIILFIMAGLGWFASTQMSLVNDKSTEISANWLPSVQACGELNSLILEVRNTEYGHAISESEEDMAQYEKRIEQYQAEIQNVRIAYEKLPSLEEESRLYQEYKNHWDLYIKENGAIIELSRANKTQEAVEKMRGTSRAEYYAAKEALDKIIQLQKNASDAASAEGDTIYAHARTSIIVANIVAILIGLLVAYLVARVITRQLGTEPGVIASVAERISSGDLTISFNDTTHHIGVYADIKRMCERLREIVAEVQGASENVASGSEEMSATAEQLSQGSTEQASSVEEVSSSMEQMASNIRQNADNAGQTEKIALKAAQDADASGKAVVQAVDAMKNIAEKISIVEEIARQTNLLALNAAIEAARAGEHGKGFAVVAAEVRKLAERSGTAAAEISELSSSTVSVADQAGQMLVKLVPDIQRTAELVQEISAASNEQNAGAEQINKALQQLDQVIQQNASASEEMASTSEELSSQAEQLQSTISFFRLGVDTGKVVRQATRQTRPQPSRKAPKALVSKAPASGLALDMGRDDEDDEFERF